The Alnus glutinosa chromosome 1, dhAlnGlut1.1, whole genome shotgun sequence region TTTTatataaacatgcaattaatttcaaacCTATTTTGATCACACAtctcagtattttgatcataatgtTCTGCACAAGtctcggattgcaatgaaatcgATAACGTTGGAAAGTTGATAAAAATAtgtctgaaataggtttttcctattttggatattttttatCCCAAAATCGCtccacaataaaagaccgcaaatctggaagaatttgaaatccttttcctacttggattgaattttcaatctcctacttgaacTAAAAGACtaagttctgatttttcttggattcttaGGGTTTTTAGGCCTTtcatagtctctataaatagaaccTTAAGCTttaagagaatgtgtgcttagcTTAAGACAGAAAATTATTCTTGGAGGCTTGagaagttgaagaggagaagaacatggcaagaggccatcccagcaccacgatgatcggctaaattcataatagggtgttgatgtagccctttccaagtaacaatggtttaattatattttagtttgggattttctatatgcgtaatagttgtataactgtgagaattgatcttaatgttttatattcaatcattatgaatttcttatcttgtcttagaaagtcttttatattgattgaactcagtcctttatattttctatgattatacaaatgattgttatacagcggttgtaataccccagattttaagatagggcgtcttaaatagaatttgagATCTATGGCaatcaaatcacacttttaatTGCTCGATTgacattattttgataattatctGTTTATGCGCcacctgtttttttttaattgattaatagACAAACCTAAATATCTGGTAAAATTAGTtgggataataatattcttaatattattatatgaaaatattttgtggaataatattattgatttataataatattttgaaatatgtaTTGTACATGATATTATTTTGACCTAATATTGTTTTGTATAATAAAATTATgagtgtaataatgttattcaaaaattaacattatttatgaaacgaactggactcaaaacgggtttaaaattataccctagtgggttattaaatgagaaagaccttatataaaaatacctatgattaataataattagtttttattaaaaaaataactctagttaatttaactagataaaagttaactaTGGGTTAactatatttatattattaaagaTTAACTCTAGTTAAcctaactagataaaagttaaccataAGTTAACaagatatttttcaaaattaactaAGGTTAATCTAACTAAGGTATAATTTAACTATGAGTTAATtcgatattttattttttaactcatATTAATTTAAGTGAGATAAGAAATAACCATAGTTTACTTacttctataaattaaacctaCTGCTCCTCTAAATTTTCGCACCATCCAGTGTTAATCACTGAGCTCTACTTCCTcgtttatttctttcttcttctctctttagttctttcttcttcctttcgaGTTCGTCTATACGTGCGTCAAGAGTCCGGCTGGAGTCCGGCTCTTGACCCACGTGgcagctttttttttcttttttatttaaaaaaaaaaaaatccaaaaatcaacATTAAAAGGGCTAGAGTCCGGTTCAGTCGTCTCACTCCAAAATTTTCCCCCCATTCCCAAATCCCCCAAATCTCACCGTCTCCCGCCACCATCCCCTCCCCCACTGACAGCCCAACGACCGCCCAACGACCGGCGCCCTCTGACCCGCACCGTCCCTCGGCcagctctgtctctctctctctctcacccagtAGACCGGCGCCCACCGATCGGCCGATCTACCGGCGGCCAACGACCGACCAACCCTCGcccagatctctctctctctcggacccaGCAAACCCGAGCGCCGCCCACGAGCACTGCGAATCTTCGACCAGAGCCAACCACTCTCGACagttactctctctctctctctctctctctctctctcgtttatGTTTCAGCTTCCTTTCTATGTCGTTGCAGACATCCAGGAGCTCGTtgttctctcattctctctctgcAAATCACGCGCAAGCAGCCTAACTGCAGGGGAAAATTTTTTCAGGTAAACTCTTTCTCCCCCTTTCCTCTCGCTTGAGTGAGTTCTGACACGTGCACTTCACTTCCTCACTTTGATGTTGGTAGATGCTGGGTTGATGGGTTGGGCTGGGTTAGCCTCTGGATTATCAATTCATAATTTTAGTCTAAGAAAGTCTGCTTTTTTTGTTGGATACTCTAATGCTGTAGATTTCCCTGTAATGTTGGTTTATTTAGTTTGAAAAGATAATGTATTTCTCAAATTCCTGCATTCCTCCGCATCTTTTGGCTTCACCCCTCTGGAGTTTTGCTATATTCCTTTGTTCAAATACAGTTTATAGCAAAATGTCAGAATCACATCTAGATGAGTGGGCTTATGTGTTTCGGTCAAGTTGGATTGATTTTGTTCCTTAATTTGTGATAAGTTTAAGAAAATAAGATAGTAAAACACCTGAGAGTGAATTTTGGTTGTGAAAGAAAAGATGCATGTTCaggaaataaaaatgttttataagttAGCATATTTTGTATTGATACAGAACTTTGAATAATGATTTTGTACCTATTTGCTATGTAATGGATGTTTGGCAGTTGTAATATTTTGGTTTGTAGTAATGTTGATTATTCTTTGGTagtaatgctacatgtattCTTGAAGGGGAGCAGCTACATGAAATGGTGGGAAGAGTACAAGAAAATTATCCGAAAAGGCAGATGACGATCTAGCAGCAGCAGCTGCTGAGGCTGCTAATGGAAGACCAGTGTATTGCAAAGATAGGTTTTATCGTGCATTAGCAGGTGTACAGTACTCTAAATGGGAGGATCTAGTCAAATAAATGGAAAGAAGGAGGCACAAAtcataataaattttaatattatcaTTCTGTCCTGTTATTTCTACTTACAAGATGTTAACATTTAAAGTTTTATCCCATTATTTAAGGAAATAGTTTACATTGTTTGAAAGAATCAGAAGCATAACCATAGTGTTGAAGTAAATGGTGGAGAATATTTGGGATCACAAATATAAGCACTGCTGTGGGTAATAATACGGATCATTACATGTTCAACACACCTGTACGTGTAATTCATTAATGGAAAAAAGACAACATAACCCAAGCTTTCAAAAAAGCCTCAGCTTTTTATGATAAGGAAAAGTACACAATAAATACAAGGAAGCAGCTAAGGCAAacctaaatatatataacagGATTATTGTTCAACTACCGCTAAATTCTTCACACAGTAGCTTCCACCAGATTTGCAATGACCagctagaaattttttttattcttctctctTCAGTCTCCACATTAATAGCGATGATATTCCAAGAGATATGATCCCTTCTTTCAATGCCTGAGAACAGCTCCGAAGACAATTCATTTAGGAGTGAGCAGAAGAAGTCACTTTTACACCGCATACTACCAGACATCGCTGGACAGGAACATTCCTTGCACATTCAAGGAATCTTATCAGAAAATAGAAAGGCAAACAATTTCAAAAAGCATATAGAGTTAATTGACAAATCAAATAAGAAAGAGCGACCAAAACTACCAAGTCATGGGAATGATTTGAGTCAAATGCTACAAGTTTAGGAATTAAAATTCTAAGAAGAAATACACGTGATGCCCCAAAAGAAACTGTATTTCTCTTCAAAAAATTACACCTGAAACCACTAAACTAAAACCAAATCCAAAATTTACAAGACATGCAATTATTTCTCTTTCACTTCTTTCTCTGAACCTCCATCACCctgaataagaaaaaagatgtaCATTTTCAGAACTCAAAATAGGAAGTAAAAGAAACAACATTCACAATATCTAAAAATGATGCATTAAAGGACTCcctagattttttatttttatttttttttaagaaaaaaaatatatattgcaaaGTCTGCTATGGATGCCGGAAATATATATACCAAGATAAAAATACAAGCTTTCTAATTTGTGATGCAAcgaaatgataataataatactgCCTCACAAGCATATGATTAGATTAAAGTCCAGCAGTGGTTTTCTTGCATATGGGCATTGGTATGACATCTAAAAGAGGGGAAAGAGGTAAAGGTACATTTTTAccacaaatctaaaaaatagatataaccccaaaaacaaaattcaattaGACCATCCATGAAGTTAAAATGCATCTTACCCATCACAACCTGATCTATGCTATACATATCAAACTCAACTCCTTCTCCCAATCAAACAAGGAAAGGGAAAAACTCTAATCAGACAAGgataaaagggaaaaatattagGGTAAATTTGTTGCACTTCCCACCctaaaagaataagaaatgaaaaataaaatataactatGAAGAGGAAAACACACAAACTCACCCCAAAAGAACATAAGATTCAACATAGATAGACATGCTTCTAGTCTCTAGGTGCAATATATTGGTTAACTGATTTTCTTATAATCGTAGAGTTTATAGTAAAGCAATTGCCTAAGAAAGCTCAAACATGTTTAAACCAATTATCCCTATTGTATCACTTACTTCAATTCCAACACAGCAGCACCAAATTCGAGCAAGAATATCACCTGAAATAACATATAAGTACACCTTAGGCAATAGCAACAAAAGTGGCCAACTTTGtaggaaatgctaaaaaatcaAATACTTACGACAAGTATATAAAATCTTCTTGAATAGGAAATGATGACTGTGAATTTTCGAAGGTCTGAAACAAATTCTTCGTATGCTTAACatatatgaaataaaattatccGTCAACATGTATGAATCAAATACACATCTatgaacatattttttttcttcctttcaatACCTGTGTAACTACGCTATTTTGAGTTCCAATTACTTGGTCATGCTGAACATTAGTTACAAAAGCCAACGGATCTTCACTTGTGTCCAATTCATCTACGAGCGATCTTTGGCATgtcttcaataaataaaatcatgGAATAACATGTCagatataatattaaaattacacaTCAAATACGTGCACATAATTAGCATCAACTTACTTTAACACATACAACGACTTTAAAAACTATGaatacctgttttttttttcctctgccGTTTGGGATTTGTGTCACTCTGTTTCTTGTTTCctccttttgattttttcacCACCGCCTTTTCAACTTCAGACACTTTTCTATTTGATGGTCGCTTCCCTTTTGTCCGAGCCACCAAAGGACTACACACCTCCACTCCCATACAATCAATAGTTCTATTACCGGTCACAGATGCACTTGGAAGTGATTGGGAAGGTGGATTTTGTTCATAGCTTTGACCACCTAATTTCTTAGTTAGCATATCAACATAACTTTGTACTTCCATGCAATGGTCCACGTTTGGTGCTGCGATTGCGGCTAACTTCAGCACATTTTTGCTCAGTTCAGAATATCGCTCTGCAGTAGGGTTGCCACTTAAAGGATCATAACTACTTTTGATTAACTTATATGGCTGCTTCAAATCCTTCCTCCATCggtttagaaaatatttttcaggcAACAATTCCACATCTTCAAGTGTAGTCAGTACAGATATGACATGTTTACACAAAATTCCCCTTGATTCAAATAAACAACAACTGCAGTTCAGTTCACATGAAGGGTCATTATAGTAAACAATAAAGCGTACTTTTTTCGTGTAGGCATCACTGACTTCTACTCGTTCCATCACTTGATAGGTACTAATTCCACCTTCACTTTTTAGAAGAGAGCAACTACAATTCAGAACCTCTGTAATCTTCTTctgaacttctttgaacttttcaTGGGtgtaacttttttgaaattgctTCTCAAAGGGAAGCTTGCTTACACATGAAATCGTGGAATTAAAAGAactgaaatcagcaacattctcAATCTCAACCTTCCTACGCAAAGCGTTATCGTTTTGATCTACAAATTCCTTCAATGAGGTGGACGAgtgcacataaccatcaaaGAATGCATTCATACTCTCACTGCGTTGTGTGGTAGTCATGCCGGCCCAAAATACATCTTTTAAATATGCCGGTACCCAAAAAGTCCGTTCATTGTATAAACCATGCAGCCATGCATTATCCTCCAGATTATAACACTCAAGTAGGGTCTGCCAACTTGCATCAAACTCGTCACATGTCTGAGAATTATACACACAATTTCATATGGCACTCTTAATGGCCTTGTACTGTAAATGTGATCCAAATTTTTTTGGAAGTTTTTTCAGTACatgccataaacaaaatctatgtcAGGCATTCGGAAAAACCTTCTTAATTGCACTTTTCATAGCCCGATCTTGATCTGTAATAATTGCCCCTGGCGCTTGGCCCTTCATGCATTTCAACCAtgcctcaaacaaccaaacaaatgttgCTGTATCCTCACTTGAAATTAATGCCGCCCCTAAAAGCATTGATTAACCATGATGATTAACTCCTACAAAAGGGGCA contains the following coding sequences:
- the LOC133860683 gene encoding protein FAR-RED IMPAIRED RESPONSE 1-like, which produces MDLSQLALTLNSLCEDDCLLTHEQLDDVVSIEMDHQNDENEIIEDEQLNDGVDSCCSKLNKQCEDDCLLRHEQLDDVVPIEMDPQNDENETIVDEQLNDGVDSCRSKLKLIDKDKNVKEPKNGMLFGSIEELHEYYRNYAKQEGFGVVQKKKKKDENGDVHYITLACARQGNRQSSSSNKVCKPSKTIRTGCKATLNAKLVGTTWYVTNVNLCHNHDLSPGKARYFRCHKKLDPATKRKLDIDDRAGIRTNKIYNSLAVEAGGYENLTFGEKECRNYIAKSRRLSLGTGGAAALRDYFDRMRKVNDDFYFDMDVDDECRLKNVFWADARSRSSYEDFGAALISSEDTATFVWLFEAWLKCMKGQAPGAIITDQDRAMKSAIKKTCDEFDASWQTLLECYNLEDNAWLHGLYNERTFWVPAYLKDVFWAGMTTTQRSESMNAFFDGYVHSSTSLKEFVDQNDNALRRKVEIENVADFSSFNSTISCVSKLPFEKQFQKSYTHEKFKEVQKKITEVLNCSCSLLKSEGGISTYQVMERVEVSDAYTKKVRFIVYYNDPSCELNCSCCLFESRGILCKHVISVLTTLEDVELLPEKYFLNRWRKDLKQPYKLIKSSYDPLSGNPTAERYSELSKNVLKLAAIAAPNVDHCMEVQSYVDMLTKKLGGQSYEQNPPSQSLPSASVTGNRTIDCMGVETCQRSLVDELDTSEDPLAFVTNVQHDQVIGTQNSVVTQVIFLLEFGAAVLELKVMEVQRKK